In Afipia sp. GAS231, a single window of DNA contains:
- the glpD gene encoding glycerol-3-phosphate dehydrogenase yields the protein MDRVFDLAIIGGGINGCGIARDAAGRGNSVFLCEMNDLASGTSSWSTKLVHGGLRYLEYYEFRLVREALIEREILWQIAPHIIRPLRFVLPHHSGLRPAWLLRLGLFLYDHIGGRHLLPPTRSVDLAHDEVGKPLIANRYTKGFEYSDCFVDDARLVVLTARDAADRGAEIHTRTRAVEIRQADGIWQVTVENTISGARTTINARALVNAGGPWVEQVLSSGSGVNARAKVRLVQGSHIVVRKLYEHDRAYMFQNADGRIIFVIPYQDDFTLIGTTDRDYDGDPSKVKASNEEIQYLCASASEYLKNPVTPEDVVWTYSGVRPLYDDGASEAKAATRDYVFELDTPGGAPLLSIYGGKITTYRRLAEEALERLAPYLRSAKAKEGWTGKQPLPGGDMDVSAIAALTAELVRKYSFLPSAHANRMAHAYGTRAAKVLGSAKSMADLGQSFGASLTESEVRYLMSAEWACTAEDVVWRRSKLGLRLSSDQIAALDAWIAANRAAGERPLREAGGRT from the coding sequence TTGGACAGGGTATTCGACCTCGCCATCATTGGAGGCGGCATTAACGGCTGCGGCATCGCGCGCGATGCGGCGGGCCGGGGTAATTCTGTTTTCCTATGTGAAATGAATGACTTGGCTAGCGGGACGTCGTCCTGGTCGACCAAGCTGGTACATGGCGGTCTGCGCTATCTCGAATATTACGAGTTCCGGCTGGTCCGCGAGGCGCTGATCGAGCGCGAAATCCTCTGGCAGATCGCGCCGCATATCATTCGCCCGCTGCGTTTCGTTTTGCCGCACCATTCCGGATTGCGACCGGCCTGGCTGCTCAGGCTGGGGTTGTTTCTGTACGATCACATCGGCGGCCGGCATTTGCTCCCGCCGACCCGCTCGGTCGATCTCGCCCATGACGAGGTGGGAAAACCCTTGATCGCCAACCGTTACACCAAGGGCTTTGAATATTCCGATTGCTTCGTCGACGACGCGCGCCTGGTCGTGCTCACCGCGCGCGATGCGGCGGATCGCGGCGCCGAAATTCACACCCGCACCCGCGCGGTCGAGATCCGGCAGGCCGACGGCATCTGGCAGGTCACCGTCGAGAACACCATCAGCGGTGCGCGCACCACCATCAACGCCCGCGCACTGGTCAATGCCGGCGGTCCCTGGGTCGAGCAGGTGCTGTCGTCCGGCTCCGGCGTCAACGCGCGCGCCAAAGTACGGCTGGTGCAGGGCTCCCACATCGTGGTGCGCAAGCTCTATGAGCACGACCGCGCCTACATGTTCCAGAACGCCGATGGCCGCATCATCTTCGTCATTCCCTACCAGGACGATTTCACGCTGATCGGAACCACCGATCGCGATTACGACGGCGATCCTTCGAAGGTGAAGGCGTCGAACGAGGAGATCCAGTATCTCTGCGCCTCCGCCAGCGAATATCTGAAAAATCCGGTCACGCCGGAAGACGTGGTCTGGACCTATTCCGGTGTCCGCCCGCTGTATGACGATGGCGCCAGCGAAGCCAAGGCCGCGACCCGCGATTACGTGTTCGAACTCGATACGCCGGGCGGTGCGCCGCTGCTGTCGATCTATGGCGGCAAGATCACGACCTATCGGCGTCTGGCCGAAGAGGCATTGGAACGGCTCGCGCCGTACCTGCGTAGCGCCAAGGCCAAGGAAGGCTGGACCGGCAAGCAACCGCTGCCCGGCGGCGACATGGATGTCTCGGCGATTGCGGCGCTGACTGCGGAACTGGTGCGGAAATATTCGTTTCTCCCGTCCGCCCATGCCAACCGGATGGCGCACGCCTATGGCACCCGCGCCGCCAAGGTTTTAGGCAGTGCGAAATCGATGGCCGATCTCGGCCAGTCATTCGGCGCCAGCTTGACGGAAAGCGAAGTCAGGTACCTGATGTCGGCGGAATGGGCCTGTACCGCCGAAGACGTGGTGTGGCGCCGGTCCAAGCTCGGCTTGCGGCTGTCATCCGACCAAATCGCCGCGCTCGATGCATGGATCGCCGCCAACCGCGCCGCCGGCGAACGTCCCCTACGTGAAGCGGGAGGACGGACATGA
- a CDS encoding ABC transporter ATP-binding protein, whose product MSVTLEHVTRTVDGIPTIRDVSLTLDRGTLSVLLGPTLSGKTSIMRLLAGLDKPSAGRVLVDGKDVTGADVRQRSVAMVYQQFINYPSLTVYENIASPLRVQGKPRGEIEKRVQEAASLLRLEPYLQRTPLQLSGGQQQRTAIARALVKGADLVLLDEPLANLDYKLREELRTELPRIFEASGAIFVYATTEPSEALLLGGDTLCMWEGQVLQAGNTSKVYRQPDTLRVAQVFSDPPLNLVGIEKKSGSVQYAGGIQAPASGLYASLADGPYRVGFRAHQLEVANGIAGRHAFQATVTVTEITGSESFVHLNRDASNWVAVLQGVHEYEPGHVLDAVLDPDNVFVFDAADRLVAAPSKAI is encoded by the coding sequence ATGAGCGTCACGCTCGAACATGTCACGCGCACCGTGGATGGCATCCCGACCATTCGCGATGTCTCGCTGACGCTCGACCGCGGTACGCTGAGCGTGCTGCTCGGGCCGACGCTGTCGGGCAAGACCTCGATCATGCGGCTGCTCGCCGGTCTCGACAAGCCATCCGCAGGCCGCGTGCTGGTCGATGGCAAGGACGTGACCGGCGCCGACGTGCGGCAACGCTCGGTCGCGATGGTCTACCAGCAATTCATCAATTATCCCTCGCTGACGGTCTACGAGAACATCGCCTCGCCCTTGCGCGTGCAGGGCAAGCCGCGCGGCGAGATCGAAAAGCGGGTGCAGGAGGCGGCCAGCCTGTTGCGGCTCGAGCCGTATCTGCAGCGCACGCCGCTGCAACTGTCCGGCGGCCAGCAGCAGCGCACCGCGATCGCCCGCGCGCTGGTCAAGGGCGCCGATCTGGTGCTGCTCGACGAGCCGCTCGCCAATCTTGATTACAAGCTGCGCGAGGAGTTGCGCACCGAACTGCCGCGCATCTTCGAGGCGTCGGGCGCGATCTTCGTCTATGCGACCACCGAGCCCTCCGAAGCGCTGCTGCTCGGCGGCGACACGCTCTGCATGTGGGAAGGCCAGGTGCTGCAGGCCGGCAATACCTCAAAAGTCTATCGCCAGCCCGACACGCTGCGGGTGGCGCAGGTGTTTTCCGATCCGCCGCTCAACCTCGTCGGCATCGAGAAGAAAAGCGGTTCGGTCCAATACGCCGGCGGCATCCAGGCGCCTGCTAGCGGACTCTACGCGTCGCTGGCCGATGGACCCTATCGCGTCGGCTTCCGCGCGCATCAGTTGGAAGTGGCGAACGGCATTGCCGGCCGTCATGCGTTCCAGGCAACCGTCACCGTGACCGAGATTACCGGTTCGGAAAGTTTTGTGCATCTCAACCGCGATGCGTCGAACTGGGTGGCAGTGCTGCAGGGCGTCCATGAATACGAACCCGGCCACGTGCTCGATGCCGTGCTCGATCCCGACAATGTTTTTGTGTTCGACGCCGCCGACCGGCTGGTCGCGGCACCCAGCAAAGCAATTTGA
- a CDS encoding ABC transporter ATP-binding protein — protein MARIDLVDLAHSYGGNDAPPESFALKPVTMTWRQGGAYALLGPSGCGKTTLLNLISGIVTPSRGQILFDGADITPLSTQKRNIAQVFQFPVIYDTMTVGQNLAFPLKNRGVPKADIDARVKRIADLLDLTPYLNRKATRLTADAKQKISLGRGLVRSDVAAILFDEPLTVIDPELKWQLRSKLKALHRDLDLTMIYVTHDQTEALTFADTVVVMHDGGVVQSGTPAELFDKPAHTFVGYFIGSPGMNIVPATVSGHEARIDGHTIGLHRNYGVLPAGAKIEIGVRPEFVNVAAPASGLLSANIERIDDLGRVRFARVRVGDAKFAARVPPGFSVPDSTVGLVFDPSHVHVYADSRLVEGVA, from the coding sequence ATGGCCCGCATTGACCTCGTCGATCTCGCGCATTCCTACGGCGGCAACGATGCGCCGCCCGAATCATTTGCGCTGAAGCCGGTGACCATGACCTGGCGGCAGGGCGGCGCCTATGCGCTGCTTGGGCCGTCCGGCTGCGGCAAGACCACGCTGCTCAACCTGATTTCCGGTATCGTGACGCCGTCGCGCGGGCAGATCCTGTTCGACGGCGCCGATATCACACCGCTGTCAACCCAGAAGCGCAATATCGCGCAAGTGTTCCAGTTTCCGGTGATCTACGACACCATGACGGTCGGCCAAAACCTGGCATTCCCCCTCAAGAACCGCGGCGTGCCGAAGGCCGATATCGACGCGCGCGTCAAACGGATTGCCGACCTGCTCGACCTCACGCCCTATCTCAACCGCAAGGCCACCCGGCTGACGGCGGACGCCAAGCAGAAGATTTCGCTCGGCCGCGGTCTGGTCCGCTCCGACGTCGCCGCGATCCTGTTCGACGAGCCGCTGACGGTGATCGATCCCGAACTGAAATGGCAGCTGCGTTCGAAACTCAAGGCACTGCACCGCGATCTCGACCTCACGATGATCTACGTCACCCACGACCAGACCGAGGCGCTGACCTTTGCCGATACCGTGGTCGTGATGCACGATGGCGGGGTGGTGCAGAGCGGCACGCCGGCCGAACTGTTCGACAAGCCTGCGCATACCTTTGTCGGTTATTTCATCGGCTCGCCCGGCATGAACATCGTGCCGGCCACGGTGAGCGGCCACGAGGCGCGGATCGACGGCCATACCATCGGCCTCCATCGCAATTACGGCGTGCTGCCGGCGGGGGCGAAGATCGAGATCGGCGTGCGGCCGGAATTCGTCAATGTCGCGGCTCCCGCTTCGGGGCTGTTGTCGGCCAATATCGAACGCATCGACGACCTCGGCCGCGTCCGCTTCGCCCGCGTTCGTGTCGGCGACGCCAAATTCGCCGCGCGCGTACCGCCGGGGTTCTCCGTTCCCGACAGCACCGTTGGGCTGGTGTTCGATCCCTCACATGTTCACGTCTATGCCGACAGCCGCCTGGTCGAGGGGGTTGCCTGA
- a CDS encoding carbohydrate ABC transporter permease, with protein sequence MDKTVNQKAWFLVLPVFLVVAFSAILPLMTVVNYSMQDTFGNNQFFWNGVGWFKELLDPSTDLGGRFLASLGRNLFFSAVILAIEVPLGILVALSMPREGWTVAACLVILALPLLIPWNVVGTIWQIFGRPDIGLLGYTLNSLGMNYNYVSNEFDAWATVIVMDVWHWTSLVALLCYAGLKSIPDAYYQAAQIDGASRWAVFTAIQLPKMNRVLLIAVLLRFMDSFMIYTEPFVVTGGGPGNSTTFVSIELVKIALGQFDLGKAAALSLVYNLIILIVCWVFYTVMTNAGADRPAKQGVA encoded by the coding sequence ATGGACAAGACGGTCAACCAGAAAGCCTGGTTCCTGGTGCTGCCGGTGTTCCTGGTGGTCGCGTTCTCCGCGATCCTGCCGCTGATGACGGTGGTGAACTATTCGATGCAGGATACCTTCGGCAACAACCAGTTCTTCTGGAACGGTGTCGGCTGGTTCAAGGAGCTGCTCGATCCCTCGACCGATCTCGGCGGACGCTTTCTTGCGTCGCTCGGCCGCAACCTGTTCTTCTCCGCCGTGATTCTCGCGATCGAGGTGCCACTCGGCATCCTGGTGGCGCTGTCGATGCCGCGCGAGGGTTGGACGGTGGCTGCCTGTCTCGTGATCCTGGCGTTGCCGCTCTTGATTCCGTGGAACGTGGTCGGGACGATCTGGCAGATTTTCGGCCGGCCCGACATCGGACTGCTCGGCTATACGCTCAACAGTCTCGGCATGAATTATAACTACGTCTCCAACGAATTCGACGCCTGGGCGACCGTCATCGTGATGGATGTCTGGCACTGGACGTCGCTGGTTGCGCTGCTGTGCTACGCCGGCCTGAAGTCGATCCCCGACGCCTATTACCAGGCGGCGCAGATCGACGGCGCCTCGCGCTGGGCGGTATTCACCGCAATCCAGTTGCCAAAGATGAACCGTGTGCTGCTGATTGCGGTGCTGCTGCGCTTCATGGACAGTTTTATGATCTACACCGAACCGTTCGTCGTGACGGGCGGCGGACCGGGCAACTCGACCACGTTCGTCTCGATCGAGCTGGTCAAGATCGCGCTCGGGCAGTTCGACCTCGGCAAGGCGGCGGCGCTGTCGCTGGTCTACAACCTGATCATCCTGATCGTGTGCTGGGTGTTCTACACCGTCATGACCAACGCCGGCGCCGATCGCCCGGCCAAACAGGGAGTCGCATGA
- a CDS encoding carbohydrate ABC transporter permease: MHSIPGRRIIMVLFLIFLLLPIYWLVNMSFKTNGEIVSTMTLWPHQPTLANYIRIFTDESWYSGYIHSLNYVVINTVISISVALPAAYAFSRYRFLGDKHLFFWLLSNRMAPAAVYALPFFNLYSAIGLFDTPWAVALAHCIFNVPLAVWILEGFVSGVPREIDETAFLDGYSFPRFFVKILVPLIGSGIGVAAFFCFMFSWVELLLARTLTTVAAKPISAIMTRTVSAAGMDWGLLAAAGVLTIIPGALVIWFVRNYIARGFALGRV; encoded by the coding sequence ATGCATTCGATTCCCGGCCGTCGCATCATCATGGTGCTGTTCCTGATCTTCCTGCTGTTGCCGATCTACTGGCTCGTCAACATGAGCTTCAAGACCAATGGCGAGATCGTCTCGACCATGACGCTGTGGCCGCACCAGCCGACGCTGGCAAACTACATCCGCATCTTCACCGACGAGAGCTGGTATTCCGGCTATATCCATTCGCTGAATTACGTCGTGATCAACACCGTGATCTCGATTTCGGTGGCGTTGCCGGCTGCTTACGCGTTTTCGCGCTACCGCTTCCTCGGCGACAAGCATCTGTTCTTCTGGCTGCTGTCGAACCGGATGGCGCCAGCGGCGGTCTATGCGCTGCCGTTCTTCAATCTCTATTCGGCGATCGGGCTGTTCGATACGCCGTGGGCCGTGGCGCTGGCGCACTGCATCTTCAATGTGCCGCTGGCGGTGTGGATCCTCGAAGGCTTCGTTTCCGGCGTGCCGCGCGAGATCGACGAGACCGCGTTCCTCGACGGCTATTCGTTCCCGCGCTTCTTCGTCAAGATCCTGGTGCCGCTGATCGGCAGCGGCATCGGCGTCGCGGCATTCTTCTGCTTCATGTTTTCCTGGGTCGAACTGCTGCTGGCGCGCACGCTGACGACGGTGGCCGCCAAGCCGATCTCGGCGATCATGACGCGCACGGTTTCGGCCGCCGGCATGGACTGGGGTTTGCTGGCCGCGGCCGGCGTGCTCACCATCATCCCGGGCGCGCTGGTGATCTGGTTCGTTCGCAACTACATCGCGCGCGGTTTCGCGCTGGGCAGGGTGTAG
- a CDS encoding DUF2160 domain-containing protein yields the protein MENIAWMAWTVPTAIFFVMLSLTLGVMTWLAVAYPEAERIGILRIPTTRGDRLFISLVLSAVIHLLWIAFVGTDAIATLPIGEGVEISSLWLATVISLLSAVAIFRNV from the coding sequence ATGGAAAACATCGCATGGATGGCGTGGACGGTGCCGACCGCGATCTTCTTCGTGATGCTGTCGCTCACCCTGGGCGTGATGACATGGCTTGCGGTCGCTTATCCGGAGGCCGAGCGGATCGGCATCCTGCGGATTCCGACCACGCGCGGCGACCGCCTGTTCATTTCGCTGGTGCTATCAGCCGTGATCCATCTGTTGTGGATCGCTTTCGTCGGTACCGATGCGATCGCCACGCTTCCAATCGGGGAGGGCGTTGAGATTTCGAGCCTGTGGCTCGCAACCGTAATTTCGCTGCTGTCTGCCGTTGCGATTTTCCGCAACGTCTGA
- a CDS encoding ABC transporter substrate-binding protein — protein MRHLRGKTKDRLLTMTSAAALIAASVTMAAPALADEAAAKKWIDSEFQPSTLSKDDQMKEMQWFIKAAAPFKGMEINVTSETLTVHEYESKTLAKAFEEITGIKVKHDIIQEGDVVEKIQTQMQSGKNVYDGWINDSDFIGTHFRYGQAVDLTDWMAKEGKDVTDPMLDVNDFIGKSFTTAPDGHLYQLPDQQFANLYWFRYDWFSNPEYKAKFKAKYGYDLGVPVNWSAYEDIAEFFTNDIKEINGVRVYGHMDYGKKDPSLGWRFTDAWLSMAGNGDKGIPNGLPVDEWGIRMEGCRPVGSSVERGGDVNGPASVYSIVKYLDWMKKYAPPQAQGMTFSESGPVPSQGAIAQQVFWYTAFTADMVKPGLPVMNADGTPKWRMAPSPHGSYWKEGMKLGYQDVGSATLLKSTPVDRRKAAWLYLQFIVSKSVSLKKSHVGLTFIRESDIWDKSFTERAPKLGGLIEFYRSPARVQWTPTGNNVPDYPKLAQLWWQNIGDASSGAKTPQAAMDSLAAAQDSVMERLEKSGVQKECGPKLNKKETAEYWFAKSAKDGNIAPQRKLANEKPKGETIDYDTLIKSWPASPPKRAEAK, from the coding sequence ATGCGACACTTGAGAGGAAAGACCAAGGATCGTCTTCTGACGATGACCAGCGCCGCTGCGCTGATCGCGGCATCGGTCACGATGGCCGCGCCCGCATTGGCGGACGAAGCTGCTGCCAAGAAGTGGATCGATTCTGAATTTCAGCCGTCGACGTTGTCCAAGGACGACCAGATGAAGGAAATGCAGTGGTTCATCAAGGCCGCTGCGCCGTTCAAGGGCATGGAGATCAACGTCACTTCCGAAACCCTGACCGTGCACGAGTATGAATCGAAGACGCTTGCAAAGGCCTTCGAGGAAATCACCGGCATCAAGGTCAAGCACGACATCATCCAGGAAGGTGACGTCGTCGAGAAAATCCAGACCCAGATGCAGTCGGGCAAGAATGTCTATGACGGCTGGATCAACGACTCCGACTTCATCGGAACGCACTTCCGCTACGGTCAGGCCGTCGACTTGACGGACTGGATGGCCAAGGAAGGCAAGGACGTCACCGATCCGATGCTCGACGTCAACGACTTCATCGGCAAGTCCTTCACCACCGCGCCGGACGGACATCTCTATCAGTTGCCCGACCAGCAGTTCGCGAACCTCTATTGGTTCCGCTACGACTGGTTCTCCAATCCGGAGTACAAGGCGAAGTTCAAGGCCAAGTACGGCTACGACCTTGGCGTCCCCGTGAACTGGTCGGCGTATGAAGATATCGCCGAGTTCTTCACCAACGACATCAAGGAAATCAACGGCGTCCGCGTCTATGGCCACATGGACTACGGCAAGAAGGATCCGTCACTGGGCTGGCGCTTCACCGACGCGTGGTTGTCGATGGCCGGCAACGGCGACAAGGGCATCCCGAACGGACTCCCCGTCGACGAATGGGGCATCCGGATGGAAGGCTGTCGTCCGGTCGGCTCGTCCGTCGAGCGTGGCGGCGACGTCAACGGACCGGCGTCGGTCTATTCGATCGTCAAGTATCTCGACTGGATGAAGAAGTATGCCCCGCCGCAGGCGCAAGGCATGACCTTCTCCGAGTCGGGACCGGTTCCGTCGCAGGGCGCGATTGCCCAGCAGGTGTTCTGGTACACCGCCTTCACCGCCGACATGGTGAAGCCCGGTCTGCCGGTCATGAACGCCGATGGCACGCCGAAGTGGCGCATGGCTCCGTCGCCGCACGGCTCGTACTGGAAGGAAGGCATGAAGCTGGGTTATCAGGACGTGGGTTCTGCGACCTTGCTGAAGTCGACCCCGGTTGATCGCCGCAAGGCAGCCTGGCTCTACCTGCAGTTCATCGTGTCCAAGTCGGTGTCACTGAAGAAGAGCCATGTCGGTCTCACTTTCATCCGTGAATCCGATATCTGGGACAAGTCGTTCACGGAGCGTGCTCCGAAGCTCGGCGGTCTGATCGAGTTCTACCGCTCGCCCGCGCGCGTGCAGTGGACCCCGACCGGCAACAACGTGCCTGATTATCCGAAGCTTGCGCAATTGTGGTGGCAGAACATCGGCGATGCGTCGTCCGGTGCGAAGACGCCGCAGGCCGCGATGGACTCGCTCGCAGCCGCGCAGGACTCGGTGATGGAACGTCTCGAGAAATCCGGCGTGCAGAAGGAGTGCGGACCGAAGCTCAACAAGAAGGAAACGGCTGAGTACTGGTTCGCGAAGTCGGCCAAGGACGGCAATATCGCGCCCCAGCGCAAGCTGGCCAACGAGAAGCCCAAGGGCGAAACCATCGACTACGACACGCTGATCAAGTCGTGGCCGGCATCGCCGCCGAAGCGCGCCGAAGCGAAGTAA
- a CDS encoding lipopolysaccharide assembly protein LapB, whose amino-acid sequence MSRNTAEDIARDATAAFNSGQPDRARKLCEEGLADRPGEPMLHHLLAAVLFSKGELDPARVHVEASLARRPDNAAARLLAARIARTAGDFDSALSHLDLIIAAAPQREAFLEKARTLDQASLQTGLREQAREAWRAILKVIPQSQEAAARLGRLAWEDGDQAAALPLLERATQGDTPASTWFDLGLVRQDLRDYVGAATAYRRAFEAKPDFAEAALNLGVVLQESGDIDNAMHAYAQAYRLRPQTFGTIAMALTSASHGRLWLDEDALRRKLGR is encoded by the coding sequence ATGAGCCGGAACACCGCCGAGGACATCGCGCGTGATGCGACCGCAGCCTTCAACTCCGGCCAGCCCGACCGGGCGCGCAAGCTATGTGAGGAAGGTCTGGCGGATCGGCCGGGCGAACCGATGCTCCATCATCTTCTCGCCGCCGTGCTGTTTTCCAAGGGCGAGCTTGACCCCGCCCGTGTGCATGTCGAGGCCAGCCTTGCCAGGCGACCGGACAATGCGGCCGCGCGCCTCCTCGCGGCACGCATCGCTCGCACCGCGGGGGATTTCGACAGCGCATTGTCGCATCTGGATCTGATCATCGCCGCCGCGCCCCAGCGGGAAGCCTTTCTGGAGAAAGCGCGAACGCTCGATCAGGCAAGTCTCCAGACGGGCCTTCGCGAACAGGCGCGCGAGGCATGGCGGGCCATTCTGAAAGTCATTCCGCAGAGCCAGGAGGCCGCAGCGCGGCTCGGGCGGCTGGCATGGGAAGATGGCGACCAGGCTGCGGCGCTGCCCCTGCTCGAGCGCGCAACCCAGGGTGACACGCCGGCGTCCACCTGGTTCGATCTCGGCCTCGTCCGCCAGGATTTGCGCGACTACGTCGGGGCCGCAACCGCCTATCGGCGCGCCTTCGAGGCAAAGCCGGACTTTGCCGAAGCCGCGCTCAACCTTGGCGTGGTGCTGCAGGAGAGCGGCGATATCGACAATGCCATGCACGCCTACGCGCAGGCCTATCGCCTGCGCCCGCAAACTTTCGGCACCATCGCGATGGCGCTGACTTCGGCCTCGCACGGCCGCCTGTGGCTCGATGAGGATGCACTGCGCCGCAAGCTAGGACGTTAG